The Xanthomonas fragariae genome has a segment encoding these proteins:
- a CDS encoding cell envelope integrity protein TolA, with the protein MTVVAALPVAMDDRRRLTAMLVISLLLHGALILGVGFAVNEDAPLVPTLDVIFSQTSTPLTPKQADFLAQANQQGGGDHDTAHHPRDSQPGVVPLNRTGLAPRAQRATSVQASEPTQARVVSSRRGEQSVPTPQPNPQTGPLSPNNAQRAAEMARLAAEVHLRSEQYAKRPNRKFVSASTREYAYANYLRAWVDRAERVGNLNYPDEARRRRLGGEVVISVGVRRDGSVENSSVLVSSGTPTLDAAALRVVQLAQPFPPLPKTKDDVDILQVTRTWLFLPGGELRDDR; encoded by the coding sequence ATGACGGTGGTCGCGGCGCTGCCAGTTGCCATGGACGACCGCCGGCGGCTGACCGCCATGCTGGTGATCTCGCTGCTGCTGCACGGCGCGCTGATTCTGGGCGTCGGTTTTGCGGTCAACGAAGACGCGCCGTTGGTGCCGACGCTGGATGTGATCTTCAGCCAGACCAGCACCCCGCTGACGCCCAAGCAGGCAGACTTTCTGGCCCAGGCCAATCAGCAAGGCGGCGGCGATCACGACACCGCGCATCACCCGCGCGACAGTCAACCCGGCGTGGTGCCGCTGAACCGTACAGGCCTGGCGCCGCGAGCGCAGCGCGCGACCAGCGTGCAGGCATCGGAGCCCACGCAGGCTCGCGTGGTAAGCAGTCGTCGCGGCGAGCAAAGCGTGCCGACACCGCAACCGAATCCGCAGACCGGCCCGCTCTCGCCCAACAATGCGCAACGCGCTGCGGAAATGGCCCGGCTTGCGGCGGAAGTGCATCTGCGCTCGGAGCAATACGCCAAGCGCCCGAACCGCAAGTTCGTCTCAGCCAGCACGCGCGAATACGCGTATGCCAACTATCTGCGTGCCTGGGTGGATCGCGCCGAGCGCGTCGGCAATCTCAATTACCCGGATGAAGCGCGTCGCCGCCGGCTCGGCGGCGAGGTGGTGATCAGCGTAGGCGTGCGCCGCGATGGCAGTGTGGAAAACAGCAGCGTGCTAGTCTCCAGCGGCACCCCAACCCTGGATGCGGCAGCGCTGCGCGTGGTGCAGCTGGCACAGCCGTTCCCGCCGCTGCCCAAGACCAAGGACGACGTGGATATTCTGCAGGTCACACGTACCTGGCTGTTCTTGCCCGGTGGCGAGCTGCGCGACGATCGTTGA